GCCTTACCGTGGGCGTGATAGCGGATGGAGCCGATGCCGTGCTGAAAAGAACCCGCGAACAGCTGTTAATGGGAGCCTCGCAGATTAAACTGATGGCCGGGGGAGGAGTATCCTCGCTGTACGACCCCCTGGACGCTGTTCAATACACCCCGCAGGAGATACGTGCCGCGGTGCAAGCAGCAGAAAACTGGGGCACCTACGTAACGGTACACGCCTACACACCCGAGTCTATGCGCATGGCCATAGAAGCCGGTGTAAAATGCATTGACCACGGTCAGCTGGTGGACGAAGACGTGGCCAAACTCATGGCCCAAAAAGGCGTTTGGTGGAGTTTACAGGTCTTTCTGGACGATGAAGACGCCAACCCCAAAAAAGATGCTTTCAGCAGAATGAAGCAAAAAGCAGTTTCAACCGGAACAGATCAAGCCTATCAGCTCGCCAAAAAGTACAAGATCAAAACCGCGTGGGGTACCGATGCCCTTTTTGATATCCACACGGCGCGAAAACAAAATAAAATCCTGGCCAAACTGGAGCGCTGGTACACGCCTTATGAAATTCTGAAAATGGTTACCCACGACAACGCACAGCTTCTGGCCCTCTCCGGCGAGCGAAGCCCATACTACGGCAAACTTGGGGTGATTGAAGAGGGCGCCCTGGCAGATTTTATCCTGATTGATGGCAATCCGCTGCAGGATATACAGCACATCGTGGAGTACGAAGAGCGCTTTGTGCTGATTGTAAAAGACGGAAAGGTGTTTAAAAACCGCGTGGAATAATCCATTCCCGTGCGTCACGGTTTTGCAAATGGCACAAACCACAGGCGTTTCGAAAACAGCGCTGTTTTGACAGCTCTTCGGCAATTATGACTACTCATTTTCATGTTGTTCGATAGAATTGTGTACATTCACCTAACCAAAAACATCCACCATGAAAAGCCGGCTTACTTTGCTGACACTGCTGATAGCGGTTTCAGTGCATGGGCAAATTGTCCTCGAACACGAATTCTTCATGTCTGACCCTCTTTACAACGGTAACATCCAGACCATTCATTTAACACCTGATGAGGTTGTTTACACCACAAGGGGAGGTGGCAATATTTATTTATTTGATCTGGACTACAATCTTTTTCAAACGATTCCCATCGCTCCACAAAACTATCAGTACATAGAATACATATCACGGGAGCTCTTCGACTGTGACCCGGATAACATCGAGTACCTCGTAAGATCCGGAACCTGGGGCAATACACTGATAGAGATTTACCGGGAAGACGGCACGCTGCTGGAGTCCATCCCTTATGGTCTTTTCGATTTCCCGGTAAACAGTATTGCAAACGTGCTACCTTATAACATTCAATCTACGCCTGATGGAACCAAGATGTTTGTGAGAATTATGGAAGGTGGACAGGAATCCATGCGGATTTACGGCTTGTGTGGTGACCTGCCGGTACCTTGCTGCTCTTTCACAGGAGAGCCGGGCGGAATTTCCGGTATTCCCGGCGGAACCACGTTTCGCTACAGCACTGCATCACCCAATCCAACCGCAAACGAAACAACTGTGCGACTCCATGCTCCGCTAAACGAGCCCGGAGTAATGCGGCTCTTCAATCAACAAGGTCAAGCGGTAAAGTCGGTTCCCTTATCATCAGGACAGTTTGAAATTCACCTCAACCTTGGAGAGCTTCCGGCCGGAACGTACCTGTATCGCATAGAAACAGAATCGGGGGTAAAACCAACGGGCAAAGTGGTGAAGATATAAGCGCAAACCACCGGGAGCTTCTACCTCCACATCTGACGCTGTTCGCTTCCCGGAAGCGGGCCACTGAAATTGCGAATGTTGTAGGTGAACGTCAGCATAAAAAAGCGCTGAAGCACATTCACCTGCCGGTCCTCAATAAACACATCGCTGAACTCGCGCTGCACGCTCACGTTGGCTCCTAACAAATCAAACGCCTGCAAACGCAGTTCTGCCCGGCGGTTTTTCAGAAACTTGTAACCC
The Cryomorphaceae bacterium DNA segment above includes these coding regions:
- a CDS encoding amidohydrolase family protein, coding for MLKFFYFAAFKLMAVMAFGQSALLIRNAEIFNGKDATTTRGHVLVEGNEIQKVSSAEITPPEGCTIIDANGRFLMPGMIDAHYHTMLAGIPQQLVMMGDLSLVALYAGKNAGEVLMRGFTSVRDLGGPSFGLKKAIDAGVVQGPRIWPSGAMISQTAGHGDFRMPYEIPHDESRGLTISERLTVGVIADGADAVLKRTREQLLMGASQIKLMAGGGVSSLYDPLDAVQYTPQEIRAAVQAAENWGTYVTVHAYTPESMRMAIEAGVKCIDHGQLVDEDVAKLMAQKGVWWSLQVFLDDEDANPKKDAFSRMKQKAVSTGTDQAYQLAKKYKIKTAWGTDALFDIHTARKQNKILAKLERWYTPYEILKMVTHDNAQLLALSGERSPYYGKLGVIEEGALADFILIDGNPLQDIQHIVEYEERFVLIVKDGKVFKNRVE
- a CDS encoding T9SS C-terminal target domain-containing protein; protein product: MKSRLTLLTLLIAVSVHGQIVLEHEFFMSDPLYNGNIQTIHLTPDEVVYTTRGGGNIYLFDLDYNLFQTIPIAPQNYQYIEYISRELFDCDPDNIEYLVRSGTWGNTLIEIYREDGTLLESIPYGLFDFPVNSIANVLPYNIQSTPDGTKMFVRIMEGGQESMRIYGLCGDLPVPCCSFTGEPGGISGIPGGTTFRYSTASPNPTANETTVRLHAPLNEPGVMRLFNQQGQAVKSVPLSSGQFEIHLNLGELPAGTYLYRIETESGVKPTGKVVKI